GGCAACCCCTTCAGGATTGTCAACAGGGCAACCAGCGCTCCGTGGACCCGGCCGGTCTTGGCGCGCGTCAGCTCCGCCACATCCGGGTTCTTTTTCTGCGGCATGATTGACGATCCGGTAGCCACGGAGTCGTCCAGCTCCAGGAAGCCGAACTCGGCGCTGGACCATATGACCGCCTCCTCGGCCAGCCGCGAGAGGTGGGTCATCACCATGGAGCAGATGAACGCCAGTTCCAGCGCGAAGTCGCGGTCGCTGACCGCGTCCATGGAGTTGGGGATGGGAGCTTCGAACCCGAGCTCCCGGGCGGTCATCTCACGGTCCACCGGCAGGGAGGTCCCGGCCATGGCCGCTGCGCCCAGAGGGCAGAAATTGCTCCGGCTGCGCCAGTCCTGCAGGCGGCTGCGGTCGCGTTCCAGCATCCAGAAGTACGCCAGGAGGTGATGTCCCAGCGTCACTGGCTGAGCGCGCTGCAGATGGGTATATCCGGGCAGAAGGGTCTCGACGTGCTCCTCGGCAAGGGTTAGCAGCGTGGCCTGGAGCCCGGCGATGGACTCATCCAGCCGCCGGGCAGCGTCGCGGCACCAGAGCCGGAGGTCCAGTGCCACCTGATCATTGCGGCTGCGGGCCGTATGCAGCCTGCCGGCGGCCGGGCCGATGCGCTCATACAGCCGCCGCTCCACCAGCATGTGGATGTCCTCGCAGGCCGGATCCAGTTCCACCTTTCCGGCGCGGAAATCCGCCGCAAGCTCCTCAAGCCCTTTGATGATAGTCCGCGCATCCTCTTCCGGGATGATTCCGCAGGCGGCCAGCATCCGGGCGTGAGCGATGCTGCCCCGGATGTCCGCATCCGCCAGCCGGCTGTCGACGTGAATGGAGGCGGTGAACTCTTCAACCACCGGATCCGTCTGCTTCTGAAACCGGCCGGCCCAGGCCTTCTTCGCCACGTCCGAGTCTCTCCCGTCAGGCTCCCTGATTGTTGGTACGGCGCACCAGATGATACATCCGCGCCTGGAGGCCGTGGACCTTTACCATCCCCTCCATCTCCCTCTGATCGAAGGTCTTGGAGTCGAAGGAGGCAAGATCCTCGGAATACAGAGCAAACGGGCTGCGGCGGCCGGTCGCGGTGCAGCTTCCCCGGTAAAGGCGGACCATCACCTCACCGGTCACGCGGGCGTTCACGCGCTCGATAAACGCTTCCAGATCCTCCTTCAGAGGATCGTACCAGAGGCCTTCATAGGCCAGGTCCGCCCACGTCCGGTCCACGGATTGCTTGAAGGCCAGCTCTCGGCGGGTGGCCACCAGCGCCTCCAGCGCCCGATGCGCCGTGACCAGCACCACCGCCGCCGGACACTCATAGTTCTCGCGAACCTTCAGTCCCAGCATCCGGTCTTCCATGATGTCTATGCGGCCCACGCCGTTCTCGCCGGCCAGCTTGTGCACGGTCCGGATCAGCTCCAGCGGACCCATCCGGTCCCCGTCCAGAGATACGGGCACGCCATTCTCGAAGCCGATGACGATATCCGTCGGCTCATCGGGGGCGTCCTGCGGGTTGACCGTCCACTGGAAGATCTCTTCGGGAGGCGGGAAGTCCGGCTCCTCCAGCCGCCCGCCCTCGATGGAGCGGCCCCAGAGATTCTCGTCAATGCTCCAGATCTTCTCGACGGACTGCGAGATGGGGACGCCTTTCTGTCGGGCGTATTCGATCTCCTCGCTGCGGGTGAGATTTTTCTCCCGCATGGGAGCGATGATATCCATCTCCGGCGCAAGGGTGCGCATGACGAACTCGATGCGGAACTGGTCGTTCCCTTTCCCGGTGCATCCGTGGCAGAATGCCTGCGCGGATATCTTCTTTGCCACCTCCACCGCCTTCTCGGCGATGAGCGGCCGGGCGATGGCCGTGCTGAGGGGGTAGCCTTCATAGTCGCCGTTGGCCTTCACGGCGCGGAAGCAGTAGTCGCGTGCGAACTCCTCCTTGGCGTCCACCGTGTAGTGCTCGGTGCCCAGCGCGCGTGCCTTCTCCTCCGCCGTGCGGATGTCCTCCGCCGGCTGACCGACGTCCACGGTCACCGTGACGACGCGATCGAACCCGTAGTTCTCCCGCATCATCGGAATGCACACGGAGGTGTCCAGACCTCCCGAATAAACCAGAACGACTGTCTTCAACGCTGTCTCCTGAATTGCTCGTTTCTCGATTTCCTGCCGTTTGCGGGCTACAGAAGGAACGAAAGAAGCCCCATCTGCGCGTGGAGGCGGTTCTCCGCCTGGTCGAAGACCACGGATTGCGGCCCGTCAATGACCTCCGCGGCAATCTCTTCTCCCCGGTGGGCCGGCAGACAGTGCATGACGATGGCGTCCGGCTTTGCGAGCTTCATCAGTTCCGCCGTCACGCACCAGCCGCGGAAAGCCTGAAGGCGCGCCTCGCGCTCCTCCTCCTGGCCCATGCTGGTCCACACGTCCGTATATACGACATCCGCGTCCCGGACCGCCTCCTGCGGGTCGTTTGTCACCTGGATTCTTGCGCGGGTTTTCGCTGCGATCGAAAGCGCTTCCTGCAGAACTCCTTCATCCGGGCCATATCCATCAGGCCGGGCAAGGGTCATGCTCATCCCCACGCTTGCGCTGATCACCAGCAGACTGTTCGCCACGTTGTTACCGTCGCCGACGAAGGCCAGTTTGATGCCGGAGAAGTCCGGTTCCTCGGTTGTTCCGCAGCGGTGCTCGGCGATGGTCAGCAGATCGGCCAGCGCCTGGCACGGATGCTCCAGGTCGGAAAGGGCGTTCACCACGGGGATACTGCCGCTCTCCGCCAGCCTGACTACGGTCTCGTGTGCAAACGTGCGGGCCGCAATGCCGTCCACCCATCGGGATAGGCTGCGCGAGACATCCTCAACCGATTCCCGCTTTCCCAGCTGAATATCCGCCGGGGCAAGGTAGATGCTGCGTCCGCCCAGACGCGTCATGGCAACCTCGAAGGTGACCCGGGTGCGCAGGCTAGGCTTCTCGAAAATGAGCGCCAGGGTCTTTCCTTCCAGTATGGGCGTCAGGCGGCCTTCTGCGGAAGCCCGCTTAAGTCTGCCGCCCTGAAGCAGGACGGTGCGGATCTCGCTCTCGGACAGGTCCGATATCTTCAGCAGACTGCGCCCTTTCAAAAGAGACTGGGCGCTCTGTATGGCATCTGATGTATGCAACAGGCTATGCTCCGATCCTCGCGAATGCCTTCTTCAGCAGCTCCAGGCATTCGCTGATATGGTCTTCGCCGATGATGAGCGGCGGCAGGAATCTCAAAACGTCTGTGCCGATGGCGTTGATCAGCAACCCTTCTTCGAAGGCGGCGTTCAGAACGTCGCGAGCGACGGGTTGCTCCAGGACCATGGCCAGCATCAGGCCTTTGCCGCGCACCTCACGGACTCCGCAAGGCGGATTGAGGCTGCGCAGTCCCTCTTCCAGCAGCCTTCCCATCTTCCGGGCATTGTCCGCCAGGCCTTCCTGCTCGATCACCTCCAGCGCTGCGAGGGCCGCCGCGCACGCAAGCGGTCCGCCGCCATATGTCGTGCCGTGGTCGCCTGGCTGAAAGACCTCCGCAGCGCGCCCGCGGGCCAGACAGCCTCCAATGGGGAAGCCTCCGCCCATCGCTTTGGCCACAGTCAGGATGTCCGGCGTCACGCCGTAACCCTGGAATGCGAAAAAGGTGCCCGTGCGGCCGCATCCGGTCTGGACCTCGTCGAAGATCAGCAAAGCGTCATACCGATCGGCCAGGTCGCGGGCGGCCTGCAGATACTCCGGGTCCGCGGGGCGCACGCCGCCTTCACCCTGAACGGGCTCCAGCACAATGGCGCAGGTGCGGTCGCTTACGGCGGCCTCGAGCGCGCCGATGTTGTTCCACGGCACAATGGAGCAGTTCGGCACCAGCGGTTCGTAAGGCTTCTGGTACTTCTCCTGACCCG
The sequence above is drawn from the Armatimonadota bacterium genome and encodes:
- the argD gene encoding acetylornithine aminotransferase codes for the protein MQETTLTRGNLEETQEAYQKHIMATYARFPVVFERGEGPYLWSTDGRRYLDFLAGIAVNAVGHCHPRVVEAIQHQAARLIHVSNLYLISQQAELAQTLCRLSGMEKAFFANSGAEANEAAIKIARKFGRSIRDDKTALVGAEGSFHGRTLGALSLTGQEKYQKPYEPLVPNCSIVPWNNIGALEAAVSDRTCAIVLEPVQGEGGVRPADPEYLQAARDLADRYDALLIFDEVQTGCGRTGTFFAFQGYGVTPDILTVAKAMGGGFPIGGCLARGRAAEVFQPGDHGTTYGGGPLACAAALAALEVIEQEGLADNARKMGRLLEEGLRSLNPPCGVREVRGKGLMLAMVLEQPVARDVLNAAFEEGLLINAIGTDVLRFLPPLIIGEDHISECLELLKKAFARIGA
- a CDS encoding ornithine carbamoyltransferase, giving the protein MHTSDAIQSAQSLLKGRSLLKISDLSESEIRTVLLQGGRLKRASAEGRLTPILEGKTLALIFEKPSLRTRVTFEVAMTRLGGRSIYLAPADIQLGKRESVEDVSRSLSRWVDGIAARTFAHETVVRLAESGSIPVVNALSDLEHPCQALADLLTIAEHRCGTTEEPDFSGIKLAFVGDGNNVANSLLVISASVGMSMTLARPDGYGPDEGVLQEALSIAAKTRARIQVTNDPQEAVRDADVVYTDVWTSMGQEEEREARLQAFRGWCVTAELMKLAKPDAIVMHCLPAHRGEEIAAEVIDGPQSVVFDQAENRLHAQMGLLSFLL
- the argH gene encoding argininosuccinate lyase, which encodes MAKKAWAGRFQKQTDPVVEEFTASIHVDSRLADADIRGSIAHARMLAACGIIPEEDARTIIKGLEELAADFRAGKVELDPACEDIHMLVERRLYERIGPAAGRLHTARSRNDQVALDLRLWCRDAARRLDESIAGLQATLLTLAEEHVETLLPGYTHLQRAQPVTLGHHLLAYFWMLERDRSRLQDWRSRSNFCPLGAAAMAGTSLPVDREMTARELGFEAPIPNSMDAVSDRDFALELAFICSMVMTHLSRLAEEAVIWSSAEFGFLELDDSVATGSSIMPQKKNPDVAELTRAKTGRVHGALVALLTILKGLPLTYMRDLQEDKPPLFDAVDNTLACLKAMERLLAASEFSTDRMAEAADDGFATATDLAEYLVRRGVPFREAHEVVGNLVRSCLDQGRRLDSLSPEELAQAHPALGADATEALKTTVSLHSRNHTGGCAPAAVRRQLEQAREAFQKRQDSQAD
- a CDS encoding argininosuccinate synthase, with translation MKTVVLVYSGGLDTSVCIPMMRENYGFDRVVTVTVDVGQPAEDIRTAEEKARALGTEHYTVDAKEEFARDYCFRAVKANGDYEGYPLSTAIARPLIAEKAVEVAKKISAQAFCHGCTGKGNDQFRIEFVMRTLAPEMDIIAPMREKNLTRSEEIEYARQKGVPISQSVEKIWSIDENLWGRSIEGGRLEEPDFPPPEEIFQWTVNPQDAPDEPTDIVIGFENGVPVSLDGDRMGPLELIRTVHKLAGENGVGRIDIMEDRMLGLKVRENYECPAAVVLVTAHRALEALVATRRELAFKQSVDRTWADLAYEGLWYDPLKEDLEAFIERVNARVTGEVMVRLYRGSCTATGRRSPFALYSEDLASFDSKTFDQREMEGMVKVHGLQARMYHLVRRTNNQGA